A window from Sphingobacterium hotanense encodes these proteins:
- a CDS encoding Gfo/Idh/MocA family oxidoreductase encodes MDHFFSRRSFIKKSVMAGGAVALANSSLANVVMAKPNERVNLAAVGIGNRAAEILLEFHKTGLCNIVALCDVDMGAKHTEAILKKFPEVPRFHDFRQMFDKMGNQIDAVSVGVPDFSHFPITMMALDLGKHVYVEKPMARTFLEVELMMAKAKKNPKLATQMGNQGHSDANYFQFKAWKDAGIIKDVTRIVGHMNMPRRWHGWDVNIKNFPPAEKIPETLDWDLWQMQTLGHNYNKDFINGQWRCWYDFGMGALGDWGAHILDTAHEFLELGLPTRMEAVRLDGHNSFFFPMSSTLKFSFPKRKRMPAVDIMWYDGLDNLPPIPAGYGISGLDPNIPPPSTGKLEPAKLNPGKIIYSKDLTFKGGSHGSTLSIIPEEKAKDLANKLPEVPISPSNHFANFLKACKGQEKTRSSFEVAGPLSQIFCLGVIAQRLNTKFDFDPVKKEIVNDKFANALLVGPPPKKGWEQYYVV; translated from the coding sequence ATGGATCATTTTTTTTCTCGTAGAAGCTTCATCAAGAAGTCCGTTATGGCAGGAGGAGCAGTGGCATTGGCAAACAGTAGTCTGGCGAATGTAGTGATGGCGAAGCCCAACGAGCGTGTTAACCTCGCGGCTGTGGGGATTGGAAATCGTGCTGCTGAGATTCTTTTGGAGTTTCATAAGACTGGACTTTGTAATATTGTTGCGCTATGTGATGTAGACATGGGCGCAAAACATACCGAAGCCATTCTGAAGAAGTTTCCAGAAGTTCCACGTTTCCATGATTTTCGTCAGATGTTCGATAAGATGGGCAATCAAATAGATGCGGTGTCGGTCGGTGTTCCCGACTTTTCCCATTTCCCGATTACCATGATGGCCTTGGACTTGGGCAAGCATGTCTATGTGGAAAAACCTATGGCTCGTACGTTCTTAGAGGTGGAACTGATGATGGCTAAAGCGAAGAAAAATCCAAAACTGGCAACGCAAATGGGTAACCAAGGTCACTCCGATGCGAACTATTTCCAGTTTAAAGCATGGAAAGACGCCGGAATTATCAAAGATGTAACCCGAATCGTGGGGCATATGAATATGCCGCGGAGATGGCATGGCTGGGATGTGAATATCAAGAACTTCCCACCTGCGGAGAAGATACCTGAAACATTAGATTGGGATTTATGGCAGATGCAGACGCTTGGCCATAACTATAATAAAGACTTTATCAATGGTCAGTGGCGTTGTTGGTATGATTTCGGAATGGGAGCTCTTGGCGACTGGGGTGCTCACATCTTAGATACGGCGCATGAGTTTTTAGAATTAGGTCTTCCGACACGTATGGAAGCTGTGCGTCTGGATGGACATAACTCTTTCTTCTTCCCGATGTCATCGACATTGAAATTTAGCTTTCCAAAGCGTAAGCGGATGCCTGCTGTTGATATCATGTGGTACGACGGTTTGGATAATTTACCTCCAATTCCTGCAGGCTATGGTATTTCGGGCTTAGATCCAAATATTCCGCCACCAAGTACCGGGAAGTTGGAACCCGCAAAACTGAATCCGGGCAAAATTATATATAGCAAGGATTTAACCTTTAAAGGTGGCTCTCATGGCAGTACATTGAGCATTATCCCAGAGGAAAAAGCGAAAGACTTAGCCAACAAATTGCCGGAGGTTCCGATATCGCCTTCTAACCACTTCGCAAATTTCTTGAAAGCGTGTAAGGGACAAGAGAAAACCCGCTCATCCTTTGAGGTAGCCGGGCCATTGAGTCAAATCTTCTGCCTTGGCGTGATAGCACAACGATTGAATACGAAGTTTGATTTCGATCCGGTGAAAAAAGAGATCGTAAATGATAAATTTGCAAATGCCCTATTGGTGGGGCCTCCGCCTAAAAAGGGATGGGAGCAATATTATGTAGTTTAA
- a CDS encoding IS1182 family transposase, with product MLSTQQKIQFSSYSGLYDIIVPKDNLLRKINDLIDFSFIYDELLAKYYQTNGRTAESPIKMFKYLLLKTIYTVSDVDVVERSRYDMSFKYFLEMAPEEDVINSSSLTKFRKLRLKDMDLLNLLINKTVTIALEKGIIKSKSIIVDATHTVSRSNPHTALAVLRERSKLLRKAIYQIDGEYKRNLPQKNESNDLDQELAYCRELQRALDEDQSISEIPAVKEKLNLLKETIEDTKEYYLLSKDDEARLGHKSVDSSFFGYKTHLAMTEERIITAAVVTTGEKGDGPELPRLLEISQQNGMQVDTIIGDAAYSGKENLQLAKEQNIDIIAKLNPSITQGFRKDKDKFDYNKDADMFVCPAGHLAIRKARQGKKEQGTNQTETYYFDVEKCKVCPIREGCYKQGARTKSYSVSIKSELHREQMAFQQTDYYRSKSKQRYKIEAKNSELKNVHGYGRADAYGIHNMEMQGAMAIFTVNLKRILKLI from the coding sequence ATGCTCTCTACCCAACAAAAAATACAGTTCAGTTCCTATTCAGGATTGTACGATATTATCGTACCAAAAGATAATCTACTTCGAAAAATCAACGATCTTATCGATTTCAGTTTTATCTATGACGAGCTTTTGGCTAAGTATTACCAGACGAATGGCCGTACAGCGGAGAGCCCTATCAAGATGTTCAAGTATCTTCTGTTAAAAACGATCTACACCGTTTCGGATGTAGATGTCGTTGAACGTTCCAGATATGATATGTCCTTCAAATATTTTCTTGAAATGGCACCAGAGGAGGATGTGATCAATTCAAGTTCGCTTACCAAATTCCGCAAACTACGATTAAAAGATATGGATCTGTTGAACCTGTTAATCAATAAGACCGTAACGATTGCTCTTGAAAAAGGCATTATAAAATCAAAGTCCATTATCGTAGACGCGACCCATACCGTTTCCAGATCGAATCCGCACACAGCATTGGCAGTACTCAGGGAACGCTCCAAGCTATTAAGAAAAGCGATATATCAGATTGATGGGGAATACAAGAGGAATCTACCACAAAAGAATGAATCCAACGACCTGGATCAAGAGCTTGCTTATTGCAGGGAATTACAGAGGGCCCTTGATGAAGATCAATCTATCAGTGAAATACCGGCTGTGAAAGAAAAGCTGAATCTGTTGAAGGAAACCATTGAAGACACAAAAGAATACTATCTGCTCTCTAAGGATGATGAGGCCAGACTTGGACACAAGTCAGTGGACAGCAGTTTCTTTGGATATAAAACACATCTGGCGATGACTGAGGAACGCATCATTACAGCAGCGGTCGTTACTACAGGCGAAAAAGGTGATGGCCCTGAACTACCTAGGTTATTAGAGATCAGCCAGCAGAATGGAATGCAAGTGGATACGATAATAGGTGATGCCGCGTATTCGGGAAAAGAAAATCTTCAGTTGGCAAAAGAACAAAATATTGATATCATCGCTAAATTAAATCCATCCATTACCCAAGGCTTTAGGAAAGATAAAGACAAGTTTGACTATAATAAAGATGCGGATATGTTTGTTTGTCCCGCAGGACATTTGGCCATCCGCAAGGCGCGTCAGGGAAAGAAGGAACAAGGTACAAATCAAACGGAGACCTATTACTTTGATGTGGAGAAATGTAAGGTCTGTCCTATTAGGGAAGGATGTTACAAGCAAGGGGCCAGAACCAAATCCTATTCAGTCTCCATAAAATCCGAACTCCATAGGGAGCAGATGGCTTTCCAGCAAACCGATTATTATCGAAGCAAGTCTAAGCAAAGGTATAAGATCGAGGCCAAGAACAGTGAGCTCAAGAATGTCCATGGCTATGGCAGAGCTGATGCTTATGGAATCCACAATATGGAAATGCAGGGCGCAATGGCCATCTTCACCGTAAACTTGAAAAGAATCCTGAAATTGATCTAA
- a CDS encoding 3-keto-disaccharide hydrolase, whose translation MIKQFATGLAFTTILSLSLSSCNNSSTQEKKEEEVHNPASQTIPEESKDLLGRWDLTVDKKGTSVPSWIEIKLSGFTTLVGSWVGDSGSSRPISHIKLANGKFSFAIPPQWEGGEGDFVIEGELAGGALKGTITSNTGEKYTFTGVKAPYLVREKAAEWGTPIELFNGKDLTGWKPSSDKNQWVVKDGVLTNQEAGANLISEQSFEDFKLSLEFRYPEGSNSGVYLRGRYEVQIEDSPKDKHPGALYFGGVYGFLAPNEMATLGANEWQKFDITLVGRLVTIVANGKTIISNQEIPGITGGALDSKEGEPGPLYIQGDHGPIEFRKITVTPAK comes from the coding sequence ATGATTAAACAATTTGCAACTGGTCTGGCCTTCACCACGATCTTAAGTTTGAGCTTAAGCTCTTGTAATAACAGTTCGACTCAGGAGAAAAAGGAAGAGGAAGTACACAATCCCGCTTCACAAACTATTCCAGAGGAATCAAAGGATTTATTGGGGCGTTGGGATTTGACGGTTGATAAAAAAGGAACATCAGTGCCTTCATGGATCGAAATCAAGTTGTCGGGATTCACGACATTGGTTGGTTCATGGGTAGGAGATAGCGGTAGCAGCCGCCCGATCTCTCATATTAAATTAGCGAATGGCAAGTTCTCATTCGCAATTCCTCCGCAGTGGGAAGGTGGCGAAGGTGATTTCGTTATTGAAGGTGAATTAGCCGGAGGAGCACTGAAAGGAACGATTACTTCCAACACAGGCGAGAAGTATACATTTACTGGTGTTAAAGCACCATATTTAGTGCGTGAGAAAGCAGCAGAATGGGGAACTCCAATAGAACTGTTCAACGGAAAAGATCTCACCGGATGGAAGCCATCTTCCGACAAAAATCAATGGGTAGTTAAAGATGGTGTTCTTACCAATCAAGAGGCGGGAGCAAACTTAATTTCCGAGCAAAGTTTCGAAGACTTTAAGCTGAGCTTGGAGTTCCGTTATCCTGAAGGTAGTAACTCTGGAGTTTACCTGAGAGGACGCTATGAAGTTCAAATTGAAGATTCTCCAAAGGACAAACACCCGGGAGCACTTTATTTTGGAGGAGTATACGGCTTCTTGGCGCCGAACGAAATGGCGACATTAGGCGCGAATGAATGGCAGAAATTTGATATTACTTTAGTGGGCCGATTGGTTACTATCGTAGCGAACGGAAAAACTATCATCAGCAACCAAGAGATACCAGGAATTACTGGTGGTGCGCTAGATAGCAAAGAAGGCGAGCCAGGACCACTTTACATCCAAGGTGACCATGGACCTATCGAATTCAGAAAAATCACTGTGACGCCTGCAAAATAG
- a CDS encoding DUF4954 family protein — translation MGYVNKIPLSRIGYDFIPAEYLEEGRDEYYFRFQQQKSDKTYRNLTAEEIQRLEANANESTNWNDVLVTDKFLPNQIKRSKFYGLVRIGDMEEVYLEYRDIRLACGIYNSHIISCDLGDCIALHQVRYIAHFIVGNEVILLNVNEMETSSSAKFGNGILKDGDKEESRIYLEVCNENGNRRVLPFDGMQAADVYLWTRNRQDKVLQDRFFEMTNKCFTSERGFYSEIGDRTVIKNSHTIKNVKIGSDAYIKGVNKLKNVTVNSTSEAYTQIGEGCELVNGIIGYGCRVFYGVKAVRFILSSYSQLKYGARLINSFLGDNSTISCCEVLNSLIFPAHEQHHNNSFLCASLIMGQSNMAAGATVGSNHNSRGADGEIIAGRGFWPGLCVSLKHNSRFASYSLIVKGDFQHEMDVRVPFSLISNDVKNDQLVIVPGYWFMYNMYALMRNTNKFLSRDKRQFKNQYFEYDILAPDTINELFDSLKEIRSAVALALSKVSEGNGISAESWLNGSSGPTLEVLLQNTEFSKRKVVLLKPKESYALFKKLIRYYAVCQVLELVSPDDFDRELMHNSLSVSERVSFVNVGGQLMPSHKMESLLEDIRSGEVATWKDVHAQYRTLSGEYLQDKLQHALISLAEVTERESNTWDLDFWHELFDEALETKKWICDEIRKTREKDYSNPFRMMVYNSPEEMDEVVGKLSDNSFINLQDEELRIFKEKLLRFSTVLK, via the coding sequence ATGGGGTATGTCAATAAGATTCCTTTAAGTCGCATCGGTTATGATTTTATTCCTGCCGAGTACTTAGAGGAGGGGAGAGACGAATACTACTTTCGTTTTCAACAACAGAAGTCCGATAAGACCTATAGAAATCTTACCGCAGAAGAAATCCAAAGATTAGAGGCTAATGCCAACGAGTCTACCAATTGGAATGATGTACTCGTTACTGATAAATTCCTTCCTAATCAAATCAAACGATCTAAGTTTTACGGCTTGGTGCGTATTGGCGACATGGAAGAGGTTTATTTAGAGTATCGTGATATCCGATTAGCATGTGGTATTTATAACTCCCATATCATCAGCTGTGATCTGGGAGATTGCATAGCCTTGCATCAGGTTCGTTACATTGCTCATTTCATCGTTGGTAATGAGGTTATTCTGCTCAACGTTAATGAAATGGAAACGAGTTCCAGCGCAAAGTTCGGAAACGGCATCCTAAAAGACGGCGATAAAGAAGAAAGCCGCATTTACTTGGAAGTCTGCAACGAGAATGGGAATCGTAGAGTCCTACCATTTGATGGGATGCAAGCGGCGGATGTTTATCTGTGGACGAGAAATAGACAAGATAAGGTACTTCAGGATCGCTTTTTTGAAATGACCAACAAATGCTTTACGTCGGAGCGCGGATTTTATAGTGAGATCGGTGATCGTACGGTCATCAAGAACTCGCATACCATCAAGAACGTCAAGATCGGTTCTGACGCTTATATTAAAGGCGTTAATAAACTAAAAAATGTAACGGTCAATTCGACATCCGAAGCTTATACACAGATTGGTGAGGGATGTGAATTAGTGAATGGCATTATTGGCTATGGCTGCCGTGTATTCTATGGAGTAAAGGCGGTACGCTTTATATTATCATCCTATTCGCAATTGAAATATGGCGCACGTTTGATCAACTCCTTTTTAGGAGATAACTCAACAATTTCCTGTTGCGAGGTGTTGAACTCATTGATCTTTCCTGCGCATGAACAACACCATAATAACTCTTTCCTATGTGCCAGTTTAATTATGGGGCAGTCAAATATGGCTGCAGGCGCAACGGTAGGCTCTAACCATAATTCTAGAGGAGCCGATGGCGAAATTATCGCGGGGCGTGGCTTTTGGCCTGGGCTCTGCGTGAGCTTAAAACATAACTCACGATTCGCATCTTACAGCTTAATCGTCAAAGGCGATTTCCAACATGAGATGGATGTTCGTGTCCCGTTTTCTTTGATCAGTAATGATGTGAAGAACGATCAGTTGGTTATTGTGCCGGGTTATTGGTTTATGTACAATATGTATGCGCTGATGCGCAATACCAATAAGTTCTTAAGTCGTGATAAACGTCAGTTCAAGAATCAATATTTTGAGTATGATATTCTTGCGCCGGATACGATCAACGAGTTGTTCGATTCATTGAAGGAAATACGATCCGCTGTTGCCCTAGCGCTATCTAAAGTAAGCGAGGGGAATGGAATTAGCGCTGAATCTTGGTTAAATGGTTCATCGGGTCCAACATTGGAAGTACTTCTGCAAAACACAGAGTTTTCGAAACGCAAAGTTGTTTTGTTGAAACCGAAAGAGTCATACGCACTTTTCAAGAAGTTAATTCGCTATTATGCAGTTTGTCAGGTATTGGAACTCGTGAGCCCTGATGATTTTGACAGGGAGTTAATGCATAACAGTTTATCGGTTTCCGAAAGAGTATCCTTCGTCAATGTGGGCGGGCAGTTGATGCCTTCGCATAAAATGGAAAGTTTACTAGAGGATATTCGTTCTGGAGAAGTGGCTACTTGGAAAGATGTGCATGCACAGTATCGTACGCTTAGCGGTGAATATTTACAAGACAAACTTCAACATGCTTTGATCTCGCTTGCCGAAGTTACAGAAAGAGAATCAAACACTTGGGATTTAGACTTTTGGCACGAGCTGTTTGACGAAGCTCTGGAGACCAAGAAGTGGATATGCGATGAGATCCGCAAGACTCGCGAAAAAGACTACAGTAATCCGTTCCGTATGATGGTGTACAATTCACCGGAAGAAATGGATGAGGTGGTTGGAAAGTTGAGCGATAATTCTTTTATCAATCTTCAGGATGAAGAACTGCGGATATTTAAAGAGAAGCTTCTGCGATTCTCAACGGTATTAAAATAA
- a CDS encoding 3-keto-disaccharide hydrolase: MRRFIKNSIYSLSSCALSLFVLSASCQSANKNTSDSDWEQLFNGKDLTGWKTLAGKAPYTIEDDAIVGTMVKGTPNSFLVTEKEYGDFILELDIKLEGATTNSGIQTRSHYDANANNGKGRVYGRQVDVDPTPRAWTGGIYDEGRRLWLYPLDLNPAAKTAYRPNEYNKIRIEAIGNEMKTWVNDVPSAHLVDSIDASGFIALQVHAIPDSLDGKKVYFKNIKIQTKNLKPANFPTDVYIVNTNANGLTEEEQKAGYSLLFNGKDATGWKSARGGGFPEKGWKIENGIISVQKSDGGESTNGGDIITDKQYKAFDLSFDFKLTPGANSGVKYFVTLNEETKGSAIGPEYQILDDELHPDAKLGKDGNRTLASLYDLITSDKNKRARKPIGEWNRGRLVVEPNNKVTYWLNGFKMLEFVRGSEEFRKLVAGSKYKDWKNFGEAEQGHILLQDHGDAVSFRSIKIKELK, from the coding sequence ATGAGAAGATTTATAAAAAACTCTATTTATTCCCTATCCTCTTGTGCCCTTTCCCTCTTTGTTCTCTCGGCATCCTGTCAAAGTGCAAATAAGAACACGTCTGATAGCGATTGGGAGCAACTATTTAATGGTAAAGACTTGACCGGATGGAAAACCCTTGCCGGCAAGGCGCCTTACACGATTGAAGATGACGCGATCGTCGGCACCATGGTGAAAGGAACTCCGAATAGCTTCTTGGTAACAGAAAAAGAATACGGTGATTTTATTTTAGAGCTTGATATTAAGCTGGAAGGTGCTACAACAAATTCCGGCATACAGACCCGCAGTCATTACGATGCGAACGCAAATAACGGCAAAGGTAGAGTCTACGGTCGGCAGGTGGATGTAGACCCTACTCCGAGAGCTTGGACAGGCGGAATATATGATGAAGGGAGAAGACTGTGGCTTTACCCTTTAGATTTAAACCCTGCGGCTAAAACAGCTTATAGACCTAATGAATACAATAAGATCCGCATCGAAGCCATAGGGAATGAGATGAAAACCTGGGTAAATGATGTGCCTTCGGCGCATTTAGTTGATAGCATTGATGCCTCTGGATTTATTGCTCTGCAGGTGCATGCCATCCCCGATTCCTTAGATGGCAAAAAGGTGTATTTCAAAAACATCAAGATCCAAACAAAGAACTTAAAACCAGCGAATTTTCCTACTGATGTCTACATCGTCAATACCAATGCGAACGGTTTGACTGAGGAAGAGCAAAAAGCGGGGTATAGCCTATTGTTCAATGGGAAAGATGCAACGGGATGGAAAAGCGCGCGTGGCGGTGGATTTCCGGAAAAAGGCTGGAAGATTGAAAACGGGATCATCTCTGTGCAGAAATCTGATGGCGGCGAATCGACCAATGGAGGTGACATCATTACAGATAAGCAGTACAAAGCATTTGACCTTTCCTTCGATTTTAAGTTGACCCCGGGTGCAAATTCCGGTGTTAAATATTTTGTTACATTGAATGAGGAAACTAAAGGCTCAGCGATCGGTCCGGAATATCAAATCTTAGATGATGAATTGCATCCTGATGCTAAACTAGGCAAAGATGGAAACAGAACATTAGCATCATTATACGATCTAATCACATCGGACAAAAATAAACGTGCAAGAAAACCAATTGGCGAGTGGAACCGCGGACGCCTTGTTGTTGAACCTAACAACAAAGTAACTTACTGGTTAAACGGGTTTAAGATGTTAGAATTTGTTAGAGGTTCGGAAGAATTTAGAAAACTTGTCGCAGGCAGCAAATACAAAGATTGGAAAAACTTTGGTGAAGCCGAACAAGGACACATCCTTTTGCAGGATCATGGCGACGCAGTATCTTTCAGAAGTATAAAAATCAAAGAATTGAAATAA